The following proteins are co-located in the bacterium genome:
- the cimA gene encoding citramalate synthase, which produces MSKIFIYDTTLRDGSQAEEIEFSLEDKLAIARLLDEMGVAYIEGGYPAPSNTKDLAFYRQMRKQPLKNATLVAFGSTRRAKYKVAQDPAIQVLLDTGAPAVAIVGKTWDLHVQEVLRISSEENLRMIRDSVAYLKLKKKEVLFDAEHFYDAYLANPDYAMKVLEAAASNGADWLVLCDTNGGTMSEKLETITTEVRRSFDTPVGIHAHNDTELAVANSMAAVRSGAAMVQGTMNGYGERCGNANLCSLIPNLQIKMKKQCIAHKKLRGLNTVARTVAEIANVPMRENSAYVGLNAFAHKGGLHVDAVRKTPVSYEHVPPESVGNERRIIMSEQSGVASVIFKAQAMGLELKSGSDEAKKIIESVKKLEHLGYKFEGADGSFRLLAERSLKERRSFYDLDGFRVIVENCRGALVSEATIKLSIKGKLVHTAAEGDGPVNAMDNALRKALEPFYPNLRKMHLVDFKVRVLGSKTGTAARVRVFIESQDEKSAWGTVGVSTNIIEASWEALVDAFEYKLHSDRKWR; this is translated from the coding sequence ATGTCAAAGATATTTATTTATGATACAACACTGCGTGATGGGTCGCAGGCTGAGGAAATTGAGTTTTCTTTGGAAGATAAGCTGGCCATCGCCCGATTGTTGGATGAGATGGGTGTTGCGTACATTGAAGGCGGCTATCCGGCACCTTCCAATACCAAAGATCTGGCTTTTTACCGGCAGATGCGCAAGCAACCCTTAAAAAATGCTACCTTGGTGGCTTTCGGAAGTACGCGTCGCGCAAAATACAAAGTAGCACAAGATCCGGCGATACAGGTATTGTTGGATACCGGCGCCCCGGCGGTTGCCATTGTGGGGAAAACCTGGGACTTGCATGTTCAGGAAGTTCTCCGGATTTCATCGGAAGAAAATTTGCGCATGATACGTGACAGCGTTGCTTATCTTAAGTTAAAGAAAAAAGAGGTTTTGTTTGATGCGGAGCATTTTTATGATGCCTATTTGGCCAACCCCGATTATGCAATGAAGGTTTTGGAGGCGGCAGCGAGCAATGGTGCCGACTGGTTGGTTTTGTGTGATACCAATGGTGGAACCATGTCGGAAAAACTGGAGACTATTACGACAGAGGTCAGACGGAGTTTCGATACACCCGTTGGCATTCATGCGCATAATGATACGGAATTGGCAGTGGCCAACAGTATGGCGGCAGTGCGTTCGGGCGCGGCCATGGTTCAAGGGACGATGAATGGCTATGGTGAACGCTGCGGAAATGCCAATCTTTGTTCGTTGATTCCGAATTTACAAATAAAAATGAAGAAGCAGTGTATCGCCCATAAAAAGCTCCGGGGATTGAATACGGTTGCCCGTACGGTTGCGGAGATTGCCAATGTGCCGATGCGGGAGAACAGCGCCTATGTTGGTTTGAATGCTTTTGCCCATAAAGGCGGTTTGCATGTTGATGCAGTACGCAAGACACCGGTTTCCTATGAACATGTTCCGCCGGAATCAGTGGGGAATGAACGCAGAATTATCATGTCGGAGCAATCCGGTGTCGCATCCGTTATTTTCAAAGCACAAGCGATGGGGCTTGAATTAAAATCCGGTTCTGATGAAGCGAAAAAAATTATCGAGAGTGTTAAAAAACTGGAGCATTTGGGATATAAATTTGAAGGGGCTGACGGAAGTTTCCGGCTTTTGGCGGAACGGAGCCTCAAAGAGCGACGGTCTTTCTATGATTTGGACGGATTTCGGGTCATTGTGGAAAATTGTAGAGGGGCGCTTGTTTCTGAGGCGACGATCAAGCTGAGTATTAAAGGTAAATTGGTACATACCGCTGCGGAAGGGGATGGACCGGTGAATGCAATGGATAATGCCCTGAGAAAAGCGCTGGAGCCTTTTTATCCCAATCTAAGGAAAATGCATTTGGTGGATTTTAAGGTCAGGGTCCTGGGGTCTAAAACCGGAACTGCGGCAAGGGTCCGGGTATTTATCGAAAGTCAGGATGAAAAATCAGCCTGGGGTACGGTGGGTGTATCAACGAATATTATTGAAGCGTCCTGGGAAGCACTCGTGGATGCCTTTGAATATAAATTGCACAGTGACAGAAAATGGCGATAA
- a CDS encoding PQQ-binding-like beta-propeller repeat protein, with amino-acid sequence MILRKIPVLPALLIPFVLLMFSGCGKPSKEKEIKIQFNVSGNAQTQQKAAEQQRIIAEQQRKLDELRKALTQVRRSGGTRSRKQVEQIEQQIAAVEEQISTVPVSQASGAKKAVPKISAAKATGWAMFRKNAKNRPASGTPISPPLDLQWKYRTGEQIDSSPALVGGVVYIGSGDGKVYAINAKDGRQIWEKTTGGGITSSPSVVKGKVYIGSQDTYLYCLNAKNGKMVWRALTGGPINFSSPAVIGSVVIIGSMDNSLYAFNAGNGVAVWKKQLDGPVAASPKIKNGKVYIGSLGGTFYCLDAASGDVAWKFKAERQIFSSAAIGENMVYFGSDDKNIYGLNLESGEVAWKCATGGWVSSSPCISGKYLFVGSKDKTVYALNNETGGIRWKTKLKGTILSSPVEFNGIVYIGAGTSVFALRAKDGKEKWKYTAGGAINSSPIISETLLVVGSFDKSVYGFTYIP; translated from the coding sequence ATGATACTGCGCAAAATCCCAGTGCTACCTGCCCTTTTAATTCCGTTTGTTTTATTGATGTTTTCCGGTTGCGGTAAACCATCCAAGGAAAAAGAAATTAAGATCCAGTTTAATGTTTCCGGCAATGCGCAAACCCAGCAAAAGGCTGCGGAACAGCAACGTATTATTGCCGAGCAACAACGCAAATTGGATGAACTGCGCAAAGCGCTTACGCAGGTTCGCCGCAGCGGCGGCACCCGGTCCCGGAAACAGGTGGAGCAAATTGAGCAGCAGATTGCAGCTGTGGAAGAACAGATTTCCACAGTGCCTGTTTCGCAGGCGTCGGGCGCTAAGAAAGCTGTGCCAAAGATTTCGGCAGCCAAAGCAACCGGTTGGGCAATGTTCAGGAAAAATGCCAAAAACCGTCCTGCATCCGGTACGCCGATTTCGCCGCCGCTTGATTTGCAATGGAAATACCGGACTGGCGAACAAATTGATTCTTCACCGGCTTTGGTGGGCGGTGTGGTTTATATCGGTTCCGGTGACGGGAAAGTCTATGCGATCAATGCCAAGGATGGCAGGCAGATTTGGGAAAAAACAACGGGCGGTGGGATTACATCTTCACCCTCGGTTGTGAAAGGTAAGGTCTACATTGGTTCTCAGGACACCTATTTGTATTGTCTCAATGCTAAAAACGGAAAAATGGTCTGGCGCGCACTGACCGGCGGCCCGATTAATTTTTCCAGTCCGGCAGTTATCGGAAGTGTAGTGATTATCGGCAGTATGGATAACTCACTCTATGCCTTCAACGCGGGAAACGGCGTCGCAGTTTGGAAAAAGCAACTTGACGGTCCGGTTGCCGCCAGTCCCAAGATTAAGAACGGCAAGGTTTATATTGGCAGCTTGGGCGGGACGTTCTATTGTTTGGATGCTGCCAGTGGTGATGTTGCTTGGAAATTTAAAGCGGAAAGACAAATTTTTTCAAGTGCAGCCATTGGAGAAAACATGGTTTATTTTGGTTCGGATGACAAAAATATTTATGGCCTCAATCTTGAGTCCGGAGAAGTGGCGTGGAAATGTGCTACCGGCGGATGGGTTTCCTCGAGTCCGTGTATTTCAGGGAAATATTTATTTGTCGGCTCCAAGGACAAAACTGTTTATGCGCTAAACAACGAGACGGGTGGCATTCGTTGGAAGACGAAGTTGAAAGGGACGATTCTTTCTTCGCCGGTTGAATTCAACGGTATTGTTTACATTGGTGCCGGCACCTCGGTTTTTGCCCTGCGTGCCAAAGATGGCAAAGAAAAATGGAAGTATACCGCCGGGGGAGCAATTAATTCTTCGCCGATTATTTCCGAGACCCTGTTGGTAGTGGGATCTTTTGATAAGAGTGTCTACGGATTTACTTATATTCCATAA
- the tadA gene encoding Flp pilus assembly complex ATPase component TadA produces MATSKGHRIGEMLLDEEIITEEQLKECLQEQKVTGEKVGEVMVRKDYVTLEVLMAFLGNQMGVPYISLSEMKNVPQALLKLIPEQLMRTQHVIPVSKKGNTLILAMVDPTNVFVTDDIKMTTRCELELRLSSEKEIKSALDNYFGFREEDTGELVKASTSDDAFGVAPAGMNAQPAKVSPAAPSMSSMASAAEAAAPQMDSGMEQASAIPTATATGTGDTPVINFLTSVLVEASKVGATDIHFEPYEKSFRIRWRIDGILQEVQSPPRSLANALSSRLKVMAEMDTQSQGQAQVGKLKLKIPGKDVSMSILIAPTMWGEKVVMHIMNTENVILEVDKLGMDPAQCDLYRRLIQQPHGMILIIGPRGNGKTTTAYATLNTLNQSTKNVSAVDEAVDYSLPGVNQVVVNEKRGVTYQSGVRSMLDQDSDVLLVGELNDLEIARMVLDAVPSGHMIISTLHANDAVSTLQYMVNMGIEPYLVGAAITAIVNERLVRMVCPQCKESYAAPPEIAKYLGAPAGKKAALTRGKGCEHCSQTGYRGRQAVFEVIPIKEAVRDMIINKAPAAVIKKAIAETPGFVSLKAQVAKKVLAGITSYDELLRVAS; encoded by the coding sequence ATGGCAACCAGTAAGGGTCACCGCATCGGTGAAATGCTGTTGGATGAGGAAATTATTACAGAAGAACAACTTAAAGAATGCCTTCAGGAACAAAAAGTCACCGGTGAAAAAGTCGGTGAAGTCATGGTGCGCAAAGATTATGTGACACTTGAAGTCCTGATGGCATTTTTAGGGAACCAGATGGGGGTTCCCTATATTTCGCTCTCGGAAATGAAGAATGTACCTCAGGCGCTTTTAAAGTTGATTCCGGAACAGTTGATGCGAACCCAGCATGTTATTCCAGTGAGTAAAAAGGGCAATACCCTGATTCTGGCCATGGTAGATCCCACCAATGTGTTTGTCACAGATGATATTAAGATGACAACCCGCTGTGAGTTGGAATTGCGGCTTTCTTCTGAAAAAGAGATTAAATCGGCATTGGATAATTACTTTGGTTTTAGAGAAGAGGATACCGGCGAGTTGGTGAAGGCCTCGACGTCGGATGATGCATTTGGAGTTGCTCCGGCAGGGATGAATGCGCAACCGGCAAAGGTATCCCCGGCGGCACCAAGTATGTCTTCGATGGCATCTGCTGCGGAGGCGGCTGCGCCGCAAATGGATTCCGGTATGGAACAGGCTTCGGCGATTCCGACTGCGACCGCCACCGGCACCGGTGATACACCGGTTATTAATTTTTTAACCAGTGTTTTGGTAGAAGCTTCAAAAGTAGGTGCTACGGACATTCATTTTGAACCGTATGAAAAAAGTTTTCGGATTCGCTGGCGGATTGACGGTATTTTGCAGGAGGTTCAGTCACCGCCGCGTTCCTTGGCCAACGCCCTGTCATCGCGTTTGAAGGTTATGGCTGAGATGGATACGCAATCTCAGGGACAGGCTCAAGTGGGGAAGTTGAAATTAAAAATCCCCGGCAAAGATGTCTCCATGTCTATTTTGATTGCTCCCACGATGTGGGGTGAAAAAGTTGTCATGCATATCATGAATACGGAAAATGTTATTCTGGAAGTTGATAAACTTGGGATGGATCCGGCGCAATGCGATCTCTATCGTCGTTTGATCCAGCAGCCGCATGGAATGATTCTTATTATTGGACCCAGAGGGAATGGTAAGACCACGACGGCTTATGCAACCTTGAATACGTTAAATCAATCAACAAAAAATGTTTCTGCGGTTGATGAGGCGGTTGACTATTCCCTGCCGGGGGTTAATCAGGTGGTTGTGAATGAAAAACGCGGGGTGACCTACCAGTCGGGTGTCCGCTCAATGTTGGATCAGGATTCGGATGTGCTTTTGGTGGGTGAGCTCAATGACCTGGAAATTGCGCGCATGGTGCTTGATGCAGTCCCCTCCGGGCATATGATTATTTCCACCCTGCATGCAAATGATGCCGTATCAACGCTACAATATATGGTCAACATGGGTATTGAACCGTATTTGGTGGGTGCTGCCATTACGGCGATTGTCAACGAACGCTTGGTTCGGATGGTCTGTCCGCAATGCAAGGAAAGCTATGCGGCTCCGCCTGAAATTGCGAAGTATTTGGGAGCACCGGCCGGTAAAAAAGCTGCGCTGACACGGGGGAAGGGCTGTGAGCATTGTTCGCAAACCGGGTACCGCGGCCGTCAGGCGGTTTTTGAGGTGATTCCAATTAAGGAAGCGGTTCGCGATATGATTATCAATAAAGCACCTGCTGCTGTGATTAAAAAAGCGATTGCCGAGACACCGGGTTTTGTTTCCCTCAAGGCGCAGGTTGCCAAGAAAGTACTCGCCGGTATCACATCCTATGATGAGCTGCTTAGGGTGGCCAGTTAA
- a CDS encoding adenylate/guanylate cyclase domain-containing protein, protein MGIENRYTNAMARVATGDLSVAAIVRSKDEIGLLTQSFNLMVQDLKEKVRIKDAFDVVADELKEVEKIKESFELYISKEAQERFVDISALKITEHAGNRHPVTLLFADLTQVAQQATTQDAASLSEALEAYFRKFVATLFEYEGQVYKFTENMFLVAFGIPTVHQDDDRRAILTAVSVQKTLADINKGRMTRQEPPLYVSLGVVSGEAVGSLLTPKGLGPTEVVRDYLGFTQKMSKQPFSVVMIAGDIFRRVNNLIRGEKVEDLQMPDTGETLEVYRITGAKF, encoded by the coding sequence TTGGGTATCGAAAACCGTTACACCAATGCGATGGCCCGAGTGGCCACGGGTGACTTGAGTGTTGCGGCAATTGTTAGAAGTAAAGACGAGATCGGTCTTTTAACCCAAAGTTTTAATCTTATGGTCCAGGATCTCAAAGAAAAAGTCCGGATTAAGGATGCCTTTGATGTGGTGGCGGATGAACTTAAAGAAGTTGAAAAAATAAAGGAATCCTTTGAACTTTATATCAGCAAAGAAGCTCAGGAACGTTTTGTGGATATTTCTGCATTGAAGATTACTGAGCATGCGGGGAACCGTCATCCGGTGACACTATTATTTGCAGATCTGACTCAGGTTGCCCAACAAGCGACGACACAGGATGCAGCCAGTCTTTCCGAAGCGCTGGAAGCCTATTTCCGGAAATTTGTAGCGACGCTTTTTGAATATGAAGGACAGGTTTACAAATTTACTGAAAATATGTTTTTGGTTGCTTTTGGTATTCCGACAGTTCATCAAGATGACGATCGGCGCGCCATATTAACCGCTGTTAGTGTTCAAAAAACCCTGGCGGATATCAACAAAGGACGCATGACCCGGCAGGAGCCTCCGCTTTATGTTTCGTTGGGTGTTGTTTCCGGAGAAGCGGTGGGGTCTTTGTTGACACCCAAAGGATTGGGGCCGACCGAAGTCGTGCGTGATTATCTTGGGTTTACCCAGAAGATGAGCAAGCAACCATTTTCTGTGGTTATGATTGCCGGCGATATTTTCCGGCGGGTTAATAATTTAATTCGCGGAGAAAAAGTTGAAGACCTCCAAATGCCGGATACGGGTGAGACCTTGGAAGTATACCGGATTACAGGCGCTAAGTTTTAG
- a CDS encoding DnaJ domain-containing protein, whose translation MDQNYYEILEVYPAAGDDEIETNYRMLLYKYHPDHNPDRADWAHKMTSKVVEAFQCLIDPAKRKLHNFQIYCPVKKKVPEKKFMFFQGKKKQQWQASMAQFGAGIALFDRQKSKAMVKFREAVLQWPKFPESLYNIGLCFVDMRKFDEARTYFKKVKALNPKDTDIQKTLRRLDDLLKK comes from the coding sequence GTGGACCAAAATTATTATGAAATATTGGAAGTTTATCCGGCAGCCGGTGATGATGAAATCGAGACCAATTACAGGATGCTGCTTTATAAATATCATCCTGATCATAATCCCGACCGGGCTGATTGGGCGCATAAAATGACGTCCAAGGTGGTCGAGGCATTTCAATGCCTCATTGATCCCGCGAAAAGAAAATTGCATAATTTTCAAATTTACTGCCCGGTAAAAAAGAAAGTCCCGGAAAAGAAATTTATGTTTTTTCAAGGGAAAAAGAAACAACAGTGGCAGGCTTCCATGGCACAATTCGGCGCAGGGATTGCGTTGTTTGACAGGCAAAAATCCAAAGCGATGGTCAAATTTAGAGAGGCTGTTTTGCAATGGCCGAAATTCCCGGAATCACTTTATAATATCGGGCTCTGCTTTGTCGATATGCGTAAATTTGATGAGGCCCGGACCTATTTTAAAAAAGTAAAGGCCTTGAATCCCAAGGATACCGATATCCAGAAAACGCTACGGCGTCTGGATGACCTGCTAAAAAAGTGA
- the recJ gene encoding single-stranded-DNA-specific exonuclease RecJ has protein sequence MKSKKWIYPIPVAEDALKEFTEELNVLPVTAAVLHQRGLRGDAAKQFIRPAGLRLCDFRDLPGTQTAGSRIAHAIRNGEKIAVFGDYDVDGITSSALMGEFIRSRGGECKIFLPNRLEDGYGLNRRAIEQAAENGVRLLITVDCGITGYEEVAMARRMDIDTIITDHHEPPEKLPDANVIVNPKLDGPEELTVLAGVGVTLQVVRATAHALGEKDPEQLRRHLDLVALGTVADVVPLFGENRSLTRAGLAVINRGTRLGLQALLRVSGLESGAIRSQDLAFRVAPRINAVGRLGDAQVALDLLMAEDANEADRLARILNEQNTKRQGIEKQVLHEAEAKLQAMTAVPEVIVLSDARWPIGVVGLAASRLSERYYRPCFVLSEQNGFAKGSGRSIAGFSLYAALDAVSPILEKWGGHEMAAGVTLAKEKLPEFFDKLQRLASEQLSEDAKEQVLYIDAVLPLAEIDDRLLNEFGKLEPFGYKNTRPLLVLENCRICLPPRVVGERHLKMKITDDQNNFLDVIGFGLGERVQEININNFIDIAGHASENVWNNTRILQIEMKDFQKTDTIADHS, from the coding sequence GTGAAATCAAAAAAATGGATTTACCCTATACCGGTCGCGGAAGATGCACTTAAGGAATTTACTGAAGAATTAAATGTGCTCCCTGTGACAGCAGCCGTCTTGCATCAAAGGGGATTGCGCGGAGATGCTGCCAAACAATTTATCCGTCCGGCAGGCTTGCGGTTGTGTGATTTTCGTGATTTGCCTGGAACGCAAACAGCCGGATCACGGATCGCACATGCGATTAGAAATGGTGAAAAGATCGCCGTTTTTGGCGATTACGATGTAGACGGCATAACATCTTCAGCACTCATGGGGGAATTTATCCGGAGTCGTGGCGGGGAGTGTAAAATTTTTCTACCCAACCGGCTTGAAGATGGATACGGCTTGAACCGGCGTGCAATTGAACAGGCAGCCGAAAATGGCGTTCGTTTGTTGATCACGGTTGATTGCGGTATTACCGGATATGAAGAAGTCGCGATGGCGCGGCGAATGGATATTGATACCATTATTACCGATCACCATGAACCGCCCGAAAAATTACCTGATGCCAATGTGATTGTGAATCCTAAATTGGACGGACCTGAAGAACTTACGGTATTGGCCGGTGTGGGAGTGACACTTCAGGTGGTGCGGGCCACGGCGCATGCATTGGGTGAAAAAGACCCGGAGCAATTGCGGCGTCACCTGGATTTGGTGGCATTGGGAACGGTTGCGGATGTTGTCCCCTTATTTGGTGAGAATCGTTCTTTGACACGGGCAGGATTGGCTGTGATAAATCGCGGGACGCGATTGGGTTTGCAGGCACTGCTGCGTGTGTCAGGGCTGGAATCGGGTGCAATACGCTCGCAAGACCTTGCTTTTCGTGTTGCACCGCGGATAAACGCGGTTGGTCGTCTTGGGGATGCGCAGGTGGCACTCGACTTATTGATGGCAGAAGATGCCAATGAGGCGGATCGGTTGGCCCGGATACTCAATGAACAAAACACCAAGCGGCAGGGAATTGAAAAACAGGTTCTGCACGAAGCTGAAGCGAAGTTGCAGGCGATGACGGCAGTGCCGGAGGTTATTGTTCTCTCGGATGCCCGCTGGCCGATTGGGGTTGTGGGGTTGGCGGCGTCCCGGTTAAGTGAAAGGTATTACCGTCCCTGTTTTGTGCTTTCGGAACAAAATGGATTTGCCAAGGGATCAGGGCGGAGTATTGCCGGATTTTCACTCTATGCCGCGCTGGATGCCGTGTCTCCGATTTTGGAAAAGTGGGGCGGCCATGAAATGGCGGCCGGTGTAACTCTGGCCAAGGAAAAACTTCCTGAATTTTTCGACAAATTACAGCGCTTGGCATCGGAACAACTCTCGGAGGATGCGAAAGAGCAGGTTTTATATATTGACGCGGTTTTACCCCTGGCGGAGATTGATGACAGATTGTTGAATGAATTTGGGAAATTGGAGCCTTTTGGTTATAAGAACACCCGCCCCTTGCTGGTGCTGGAGAATTGCCGTATTTGTCTTCCGCCGCGTGTGGTGGGAGAACGGCATTTGAAAATGAAAATTACGGATGACCAAAATAATTTTTTGGATGTCATCGGATTTGGATTGGGCGAGAGGGTTCAGGAAATAAATATAAATAATTTTATTGATATTGCCGGCCATGCGTCGGAAAATGTCTGGAATAATACTCGTATACTACAAATTGAGATGAAAGATTTTCAGAAGACTGACACCATTGCGGATCATTCGTGA
- the dnaK gene encoding molecular chaperone DnaK — MSKIIGIDLGTTNSCAAIMQDNELVIIPNSEGMRTTPSVVSVMKNGEIVVGEPAKRQEVINPESTIFSVKRFMGLKLDDPSVQKDLELIPYKLVAASNGDVKIEIYGRSYSPPEISAMTLGKIKRDAESFLGEKIEKAVITCPAYFNDSQRQATKDAGKIAGLEVLRIINEPTAASLASGFDRKIKRKVAIYDLGGGTFDISILELGNGVFEVKSTSGDTHLGGDDFDQKVIDWLIEEFLKQEKIDLRSDRIALQRLKEVAEKAKCEVSDKPVAEITLPFIASDESGPRHLNAKLTRAKYEELTKQLVASTITPCEQALHDAGLKPANIDEVVIVGGMTRMPKVREAVKRLFNKDPYPGVNPDETVAGGAAIQASVLKGNIRDILLLDVTPFSLGIRTEGGMMSKIIEKNSTIPVRKGEIFSTAKDNQTFVRIQVYQGEKPMAADNKLIGTFDLVGIPSAPREVPQIEVSFDVDANGIVRVSATDLGTGKEQAIKITPNSGLSESEITKYAKEQSEAKMPDRHDASKHKSFEQGKQVDYSEVESDKPEDEAELKKIGKKKGLFGLFGG; from the coding sequence ATGTCCAAGATTATTGGAATTGATTTAGGGACCACGAATTCCTGTGCAGCGATTATGCAGGACAATGAGTTGGTTATTATTCCTAATTCCGAGGGTATGCGGACAACCCCGTCGGTTGTCAGTGTTATGAAAAATGGCGAGATTGTCGTCGGCGAGCCGGCCAAGCGCCAGGAAGTTATTAATCCCGAGAGTACGATTTTTTCGGTGAAACGTTTTATGGGGCTGAAACTGGATGATCCTTCCGTGCAAAAGGATCTTGAATTGATTCCGTACAAACTGGTGGCAGCCTCCAACGGTGATGTGAAAATCGAGATTTACGGCAGGAGTTATTCACCGCCCGAAATATCAGCGATGACGCTTGGGAAAATCAAGCGGGATGCAGAAAGTTTTCTTGGGGAAAAAATTGAAAAAGCTGTGATTACCTGTCCGGCTTATTTTAATGACTCGCAACGACAGGCGACCAAAGATGCGGGTAAGATCGCAGGATTGGAAGTCTTGCGTATCATTAATGAACCCACGGCGGCATCATTGGCATCAGGGTTTGATCGCAAGATAAAACGTAAGGTCGCGATTTATGATTTGGGCGGTGGTACATTTGATATCAGTATTTTGGAATTGGGGAATGGTGTTTTTGAAGTTAAATCAACATCAGGTGATACCCACTTGGGCGGGGATGATTTTGATCAAAAAGTCATTGATTGGCTTATAGAAGAATTTTTAAAGCAGGAAAAAATAGATCTGCGCAGTGATCGTATTGCCTTGCAGCGGCTTAAAGAAGTTGCTGAGAAAGCCAAGTGTGAAGTTTCCGATAAACCGGTGGCTGAAATTACATTGCCGTTTATTGCCTCGGACGAAAGCGGGCCCCGGCATTTAAATGCCAAATTAACGAGGGCCAAGTATGAAGAACTTACCAAGCAGCTGGTGGCAAGCACGATTACGCCCTGTGAACAGGCATTGCATGATGCCGGTTTGAAGCCTGCTAATATTGATGAAGTGGTGATCGTAGGCGGCATGACGCGTATGCCCAAGGTGCGCGAGGCTGTAAAACGACTGTTTAATAAAGATCCGTATCCGGGCGTTAATCCTGACGAAACGGTTGCCGGTGGTGCGGCCATTCAGGCTTCGGTGCTCAAAGGAAATATTCGCGATATTTTATTACTGGATGTAACGCCTTTTTCACTGGGGATTCGTACAGAAGGCGGCATGATGTCTAAAATCATTGAAAAAAATTCAACCATTCCGGTAAGAAAGGGTGAGATTTTTTCTACAGCCAAGGATAATCAAACCTTTGTTAGAATTCAAGTTTACCAGGGTGAAAAACCCATGGCCGCAGACAACAAATTGATCGGTACGTTTGATTTGGTTGGGATTCCTTCTGCGCCGCGGGAAGTGCCGCAGATTGAAGTTTCATTTGATGTCGATGCCAACGGTATTGTCCGCGTCTCGGCAACTGATTTGGGAACCGGAAAAGAACAGGCGATTAAAATCACACCCAATTCGGGTCTCTCGGAATCCGAGATTACGAAGTATGCCAAAGAACAAAGCGAGGCCAAAATGCCTGACCGGCATGATGCGAGCAAGCATAAATCATTTGAGCAGGGGAAACAAGTAGACTACTCGGAAGTGGAATCCGATAAACCGGAAGATGAGGCGGAATTGAAAAAAATAGGGAAAAAGAAAGGGTTGTTCGGACTTTTCGGAGGGTAA
- the murI gene encoding glutamate racemase, with protein sequence MAIIKQPQHKFSIGIFDSGVGGLTVVKAIRKKLPKEDLIYLGDTARTPYGSKAGETVVRFTRQCIRYLMQHKIKALVVACNTASAYTLPMLRRNFKIPIIGVIQPGAHAAVASCIQGPIGVIGTKATVKSNAYTESIQRLNHKCRVVSQSCPLLVPLVEEGWLDGPIPKNIIKTYLSPMLRKEIRSLILGCTHYPALKPVLQKVCGKRVRIIDSAEEVAKALEIILDAKGLRNMRETSGKQKYLVTDIPEQFIRVGSTILGRPISNVQRIAVLEE encoded by the coding sequence ATGGCGATAATCAAACAACCGCAGCATAAATTTTCTATTGGTATTTTTGATTCCGGTGTTGGCGGGCTCACGGTCGTTAAGGCGATTCGAAAAAAACTCCCCAAAGAAGACCTGATTTATTTAGGGGATACCGCACGAACGCCCTATGGCAGCAAAGCCGGTGAAACAGTGGTGCGTTTCACCCGGCAATGTATTCGTTATCTCATGCAACACAAAATTAAAGCACTTGTGGTTGCGTGTAACACGGCATCGGCATATACCTTGCCTATGTTGCGCCGGAATTTTAAAATACCGATTATCGGGGTTATTCAGCCGGGGGCACATGCAGCGGTGGCATCCTGCATACAGGGACCCATCGGCGTCATTGGCACAAAAGCAACTGTAAAATCCAATGCATACACAGAATCGATTCAGCGACTCAATCATAAATGCCGGGTTGTCAGCCAATCCTGTCCTTTATTAGTGCCTTTGGTGGAGGAAGGCTGGTTGGATGGGCCAATACCTAAAAACATCATTAAAACCTATCTTTCCCCCATGCTTCGGAAGGAAATACGCAGTTTGATATTGGGTTGCACACATTATCCGGCTTTGAAACCTGTCCTGCAGAAGGTATGTGGAAAAAGGGTCCGGATTATTGATTCAGCGGAAGAAGTGGCCAAGGCATTGGAAATCATTCTCGATGCAAAAGGTCTTAGAAATATGCGGGAAACGTCAGGCAAACAGAAATACCTGGTGACGGATATCCCGGAGCAGTTTATCCGGGTGGGCAGTACTATTTTGGGTCGTCCCATCAGCAATGTCCAGCGTATTGCCGTACTGGAGGAGTGA